A region from the Aegilops tauschii subsp. strangulata cultivar AL8/78 chromosome 5, Aet v6.0, whole genome shotgun sequence genome encodes:
- the LOC109762167 gene encoding phosphatidylinositol transfer protein PDR17 isoform X2 — protein MLLKYLSWKRTAKPHGSITDDEVHVELVQEKLYMQGFDEKGRPLVYLFLARHFPAKRDLDEFKRYVIYILDNTCTRLRTGQEKFAVVGDLRGWGYANCDIRAYVAALDIMQSCYPERLGRVLLIHVPYVIMAAWKMLYPFIDDKTKEKFVFVAGSWDLDATLRDSIDESQLPKEYEGRLELRGYNDLSPPSSSN, from the exons ATGTTGCTCAAGTACTTGAGCTGGAAACGCACCGCCAAGCCACACGGTTCCATCACTGATGATGAGGTGCACGTTGAGCTCGTGCAGGAGAAGCTCTATATGCAAGGCTTCGACGAGAAGGGACGCCCGCTGGTGTACCTCTTCCTCGCTCGTCACTTCCCCGCCAAGCGCGACCTCGATGAGTTCAAGCGCTACGTCATCTACATCCTCGACAACACCTGCACCAG GTTGCGGACAGGACAAGAAAAGTTTGCGGTTGTGGGGGACCTTCGGGGTTGGGGGTACGCGAATTGCGACATCCGAGCATATGTGGCGGCGTTGGATATCATGCAGAGCTGCTACCCGGAGCGGCTGGGGAGGGTGCTCCTGATCCACGTTCCCTACGTGATCATGGCGGCATGGAAGATGTTGTACCCCTTCATTGATGATAAGACCAAGGAGAAGTTTGTGTTCGTCGCCGGCAGCTGGGACCTCGATGCCACGCTCCGTGACTCCATCGACGAGTCCCAGCTGCCCAAGGAGTACGAGGGCAGGCTTGAGCTTCGGGGCTACAACGATTTGTCGCCACCGTCGTCGTCCAATTAA
- the LOC109762167 gene encoding phosphatidylinositol transfer protein PDR17 isoform X1 produces MQEEDDFAPRRFLRARDHNIDKAPAMLLKYLSWKRTAKPHGSITDDEVHVELVQEKLYMQGFDEKGRPLVYLFLARHFPAKRDLDEFKRYVIYILDNTCTRLRTGQEKFAVVGDLRGWGYANCDIRAYVAALDIMQSCYPERLGRVLLIHVPYVIMAAWKMLYPFIDDKTKEKFVFVAGSWDLDATLRDSIDESQLPKEYEGRLELRGYNDLSPPSSSN; encoded by the exons ATGCAGGAGGAAGACGACTTTGCTCCGCGGAGGTTCTTGCGGGCCCGTGACCACAATATCGACAAGGCGCCGGCAATGTTGCTCAAGTACTTGAGCTGGAAACGCACCGCCAAGCCACACGGTTCCATCACTGATGATGAGGTGCACGTTGAGCTCGTGCAGGAGAAGCTCTATATGCAAGGCTTCGACGAGAAGGGACGCCCGCTGGTGTACCTCTTCCTCGCTCGTCACTTCCCCGCCAAGCGCGACCTCGATGAGTTCAAGCGCTACGTCATCTACATCCTCGACAACACCTGCACCAG GTTGCGGACAGGACAAGAAAAGTTTGCGGTTGTGGGGGACCTTCGGGGTTGGGGGTACGCGAATTGCGACATCCGAGCATATGTGGCGGCGTTGGATATCATGCAGAGCTGCTACCCGGAGCGGCTGGGGAGGGTGCTCCTGATCCACGTTCCCTACGTGATCATGGCGGCATGGAAGATGTTGTACCCCTTCATTGATGATAAGACCAAGGAGAAGTTTGTGTTCGTCGCCGGCAGCTGGGACCTCGATGCCACGCTCCGTGACTCCATCGACGAGTCCCAGCTGCCCAAGGAGTACGAGGGCAGGCTTGAGCTTCGGGGCTACAACGATTTGTCGCCACCGTCGTCGTCCAATTAA
- the LOC109762178 gene encoding uncharacterized protein gives MRLYSPAVCLRRSASSSMYAHSIQFQGGATQSMVLWNCSRPQSSRSHMTLGVADSSHNKNMRSSEAQSLKYFVSLVGRRLRRGLSTREGSLTAKLDMLSREKISGISWKWGGVHQKIGATAGGLCFGFSVSGIAKAKMPVDRKINCADTSASSSHGKKVYTDYSVTGIPGDGRCLFRSVVHGACIRSGKPIPNEYLQRKLADELRSMVADEFVTRREETEWFVEGDFDTYVSQIRQPHVWGGEPELFMASHVLQMPITVYMHDEDVGGLITIAEYGQEYGKEDPIQVLYHGFGHYDSLQIQKS, from the exons ATGCGGCTCTATTCACCTGCAGTCTGTTTGCGGCGATCTGCCTCAAGTAGTATGTATGCTCATTCCATTCAGTTTCAAGGAGGAGCCACACAGAGTATGGTCTTATGGAACTGCTCCCGACCGCAGTCAAGCCGTTCTCATATGACATTGGGTGTAGCCGATTCTTCTCATAATAAGAATATGAGATCTTCTGAAGCACAGAGTCTGAAGTACTTTGTCAGCTTAGTGGGCCGACGATTGCGTCGCGGATTGTCAACCAGAGAGGGTAGTCTAACTGCAAAGCTCGACATGCTTTCACGCGAAAAAATCTCGGGTATTAGTTGGAAATGGGGTGGTGTGCATCAGAAGATAGGAGCTACGGCCGGTGGGCTCTGCTTTGGTTTTTCAGTTTCTGGGATCGCCAAAGCCAAGATGCCTGTGGACAGAAAGATCAACTGTGCAGATACTTCAGCATCATCTTCCCATGGGAAGAAAGTCTACACGGATTATTCTGTCACCG GCATTCCAGGAGATGGAAGATGTTTATTCCGCTCCGTGGTTCATGGGGCATGCATCCGCTCAGGGAAACCTATCCCTAATGAATATCTTCAGAGAAAGCTAGCTGATGAATTGAGGTCAATG GTTGCCGATGAATTTGTCACTAGACGAGAAGAGACTGAATG GTTTGTTGAGGGTGATTTTGATACATACGTTTCCCAGATTAGACAGCCACATGTGTGGGGTGGTGAGCCAGAACTGTTCATGGCTTCACATGTTCTCCA GATGCCAATAACTGTGTATATGCATGATGAAGATGTGGGTGGCTTAATAACTATTGCTGAATATGGCCAAGAGTATGGTAAAGAAGATCCAATACAAGTTCTGTATCATGGTTTTGGCCATTATGATTCCCTACAGATTCAGAAGTCGTAG